Part of the Fusarium musae strain F31 chromosome 3, whole genome shotgun sequence genome, CCGGGCCTTACAGGGAGGGGGATGTACTTTGGTAGTCTGGCTGGGTgtgttgaagctgcttgTTCAGGAACATatgaagctgagaagccaGGGTGGCTTGAAAATAAAGGAGCCATATAGAACTTAAATTCAATAGGAGAATTCCTAAGAGGACACGAGATTTTGTTGACCAGCAACCCATGGATCAGCCTTCGTCCCTTTttcagcagcctcctccaGAATAGGCATAAGAATTCGTTTGCTTGGTGCATCGAACAAGCAATCGATCCAGAGAACAGACTTCAATGCCACATGCAGTTCTGGCCATGCACATATCCCCAAGCCATCCATGACTTCTAAGAACCACTCGTCAATGGCTTCATCACAACCAATTTGTACAGAACTTATTCTCCAAACCACCAGAAGCCACAGAAAAACAGCAGTGGGCAGCTGAGTTGtagccttcttcaactccatTAACGCGTCCCTGAAGGACCCATCCAGATATGCTTGTCTTTGCTTCATATCTCTCCATCTGAAGAAGATACTTGCAGCGAACGTCATCATTCCAAGTCGAAAAGCGTTTTCTGAAGCTGATTCTGGAGACAGAGCGAGTAGTCGGTAAAGAATCGACACCATGGCTTCGCTAAAGATGTTGGGTTGAAGTTTTCGACCAGTTTGGCTGGCGATGTTGCTGAGCTTTGCGAACTCTTCGAAATCTCTCCACACGTTTGATAACCTAGGATCAAGATTTTTCAAAAAGGCTTTCATATCGTGGCTCGCATCCGGATACTTCTTTTTATGACGGAGTAAATTTTGGCTTGAAAGATATGGATTCCAGGATATGTCTTTGTTGAAGAATACAGGCTTGCAGCCGAAGCGAAGGGCTAGACCAATATCGACTCTACCAGATGTTAGATATTGTCCGCATAAACGGATATAAGCACTTACCTGCAAACTTTGGCTGGTAATCTGGGATTATCAaacctcaacatctcaaGTCCACCCCTTAAATCCACTATCCTCGCCATCCCAGCAGCATGATTCTCAGCCGCTGTCCGATCACCTATCATCTCAGCTGCCAGACCCAGAATAACGACTACCATGATGGTGGCATCTGAAATAGACGTTGGGTCTGCAGGATTATTTATTCGTGCCTGAAGAAGCCTGAGCGTTTTCAAAAAGTGAAAATTTGCAAGACTACCATAGTCTCGTCCAAGAAGCATGTCGAAGTATGCTTCTACCGAGAACATTATAGAGTGGAAGTATACTTGGTCGACTAGGAGGTTTGTAGTCCAGGATgatttcatctcatcaacttgGAGACATATTTCGGGAGGATATAGTGATCCTCTCATCCCGTGAAAAGCTCCTTGATATTAGCTCGTATAACAAGTTCAAGAGAGAGGGACTGACATCGAAATATGTCATTTTCCATATATGGCTGCAATTGCTCGGGGAAATCAAGTAAAGAGAAGTTCGTCCCAACGCGGCCTGGTATAGTACCATCAGGAACCTGTAATGTCATGCGTGCTTCCTTTTGGTTTAATATCCATGATGTGACCCGACCTTGATCTTTTCGAGCTGAG contains:
- a CDS encoding hypothetical protein (EggNog:ENOG41), whose product is MVVVILGLAAEMIGDRTAAENHAAGMARIVDLRGGLEMLRFDNPRLPAKVCRVDIGLALRFGCKPVFFNKDISWNPYLSSQNLLRHKKKYPDASHDMKAFLKNLDPRLSNVWRDFEEFAKLSNIASQTGRKLQPNIFSEAMVSILYRLLALSPESASENAFRLGMMTFAASIFFRWRDMKQRQAYLDGSFRDALMELKKATTQLPTAVFLWLLVVWRISSVQIGCDEAIDEWFLEVMDGLGICAWPELHVALKSVLWIDCLFDAPSKRILMPILEEAAEKGTKADPWVAGQQNLVSS